From one Thalassospira lucentensis genomic stretch:
- a CDS encoding methyl-accepting chemotaxis protein, with amino-acid sequence MNFFKNLSIPAKLTTCFAVMIVVILMVAGAGMFATFQVKSANEQRDYLADFERDYRNLDRAYLMARQELVYFLTTGDRIGLESYEKSLTEIDTRTDVLKTYATINPTVAGLIEEMDSAIDRWEEIASQQAKLMRHYLTVNHARAIEASGEPRELSDSVSRIALELANNIDQMSLEVENRVERAMMLFQTTLGIGVALLIAMAALFGGTLSRMIATPIRKMTDAMGSLASGNLDIEILDMKRADEVGAMAKSLEVFRENARERARMAEQERIEAERQIERSKRMGTLTAGFDHKIQEVLSAVNVALDEVRSASETLSSHSVRANQDAKNVAEQAQESSSNIETVASATAQLSASIAEIASQIARVTEITQLAVEETERTNQRVALLDDAAQSVGEVVSLISDIADQTNMLALNATIESARAGDAGKGFAVVAGEVKNLAAQTVKATEQITAKITEMQGETGAAADAVRGFAETIHKIDELMSVVASAVEEQGAATEEISRSVEGAANGNVAISNAVKNVAEATTESGDLSHGQLDCVGRLAAANDELRSHVNGFLNDVRAV; translated from the coding sequence ATGAACTTCTTCAAAAACCTTTCCATACCGGCCAAGCTGACAACCTGCTTTGCTGTGATGATTGTGGTCATTCTGATGGTTGCCGGCGCCGGGATGTTTGCAACATTCCAGGTCAAATCCGCCAATGAGCAACGTGACTATCTCGCCGATTTCGAACGCGATTATCGCAATCTTGACCGTGCCTATCTGATGGCACGCCAGGAACTCGTCTATTTCCTGACAACCGGGGACCGGATCGGGCTTGAAAGCTACGAGAAATCGCTGACCGAGATCGACACCCGCACGGATGTTCTGAAAACCTATGCGACGATCAACCCAACTGTTGCCGGTCTGATCGAGGAAATGGACAGTGCCATTGACCGCTGGGAAGAAATTGCAAGTCAGCAGGCCAAACTGATGCGTCACTATCTGACGGTCAACCACGCCCGTGCCATCGAGGCATCCGGCGAACCGCGCGAATTGTCTGACAGCGTGTCACGGATTGCCCTGGAACTTGCAAACAACATTGACCAGATGAGCCTTGAAGTCGAAAACCGTGTTGAACGGGCCATGATGCTCTTCCAGACGACGCTGGGTATCGGTGTTGCATTGCTGATCGCAATGGCGGCATTGTTTGGCGGCACCCTGTCGCGGATGATCGCAACCCCGATCCGCAAGATGACGGATGCGATGGGAAGTCTGGCATCAGGCAACCTTGATATCGAAATCCTTGATATGAAGCGTGCCGATGAAGTCGGCGCGATGGCCAAGTCGCTTGAGGTGTTCCGCGAAAACGCCCGTGAACGTGCCCGGATGGCCGAACAGGAACGGATTGAAGCCGAACGCCAGATCGAACGCAGCAAGCGCATGGGTACGCTGACTGCCGGTTTCGATCATAAAATCCAGGAAGTTCTTTCGGCAGTGAATGTCGCACTTGATGAAGTGCGCAGTGCGTCGGAAACGCTTTCGTCACATTCGGTTCGCGCCAATCAGGATGCGAAAAATGTGGCAGAGCAGGCACAGGAATCGTCAAGCAACATCGAAACTGTTGCATCGGCAACAGCACAGCTTTCGGCATCAATCGCCGAAATCGCCTCGCAGATTGCACGTGTTACCGAAATTACCCAGCTTGCGGTGGAAGAAACCGAACGGACCAATCAGCGTGTTGCGCTGCTTGATGATGCCGCACAAAGTGTCGGGGAAGTTGTCAGTCTGATCAGTGATATCGCTGATCAGACCAACATGCTGGCACTAAACGCGACGATTGAATCGGCGCGTGCCGGTGATGCAGGCAAGGGCTTCGCGGTTGTGGCGGGCGAGGTCAAAAACCTTGCCGCCCAAACGGTGAAGGCAACCGAGCAGATCACGGCGAAAATTACCGAAATGCAGGGTGAAACCGGTGCTGCCGCCGACGCTGTTCGCGGTTTTGCCGAAACGATCCATAAAATCGACGAACTGATGTCGGTTGTTGCCAGTGCCGTCGAAGAGCAGGGGGCTGCAACCGAAGAAATTTCACGCAGCGTCGAAGGGGCTGCCAATGGCAACGTCGCCATTTCAAACGCGGTGAAAAACGTGGCCGAGGCAACAACCGAAAGCGGTGACCTTTCGCATGGTCAGCTTGACTGCGTTGGCCGTCTCGCAGCCGCCAATGACGAGCTCAGATCCCATGTGAACGGCTTCCTGAACGACGTCAGGGCTGTCTAG
- a CDS encoding GNAT family N-acetyltransferase encodes MPAEIRTVTDIHKIGQTDWDRCAGADNPFVSFAFLSAMEDSGSASADTGWQPFHLLVTDDDDTVAGIVPLYVKSHSYGEYVFDWSWAEAYERAGGRYYPKLQAAVPFSPVPGPRLLIRSDHPAPERIRKLLISGLCALPERLGIASLHVTFCSGDESRAMEDAGFLPRTGIQYHWYNRGYAGFDDFLGALNSRKRKNLRKERKQVRDAGYSFEVLSGDDLKATHWDRFYAFYHDTSDRKWGQAYLTREFFELLHERLRDRTVLVAAFRDGDMVAGALNLIGSDTLYGRNWGTIDRTPLLHFETCYYQAIDIAIERGLKTVEAGAQGEHKIQRGYEPVLTHSAHLIADEGLRNAVARFLDQERSHIAQDREFIMAEHSPFRQE; translated from the coding sequence TTGCCTGCCGAGATAAGAACCGTTACCGATATCCATAAAATTGGCCAAACCGACTGGGACAGATGCGCTGGCGCAGACAACCCGTTTGTCAGCTTTGCCTTTCTTTCGGCGATGGAAGATAGCGGGTCTGCCAGTGCGGATACCGGTTGGCAACCCTTTCATCTGCTGGTGACAGATGACGACGATACGGTTGCCGGTATTGTGCCGCTTTATGTCAAATCCCACTCGTACGGCGAATATGTTTTCGACTGGAGCTGGGCAGAGGCATATGAGCGCGCGGGCGGGCGTTATTATCCGAAATTGCAGGCCGCCGTGCCGTTTTCCCCCGTACCCGGCCCGCGGCTTTTGATCCGATCCGATCATCCGGCACCGGAACGCATCCGCAAGCTCCTGATCAGCGGGCTTTGCGCCCTGCCCGAACGGCTTGGCATTGCCAGCCTGCATGTAACATTTTGCAGCGGTGATGAAAGCCGGGCGATGGAAGATGCCGGGTTTCTGCCCCGAACCGGCATTCAATATCATTGGTACAATCGTGGTTACGCCGGCTTTGACGACTTCCTTGGCGCGCTTAATTCGCGCAAGCGCAAAAATCTGCGTAAGGAACGTAAACAGGTGCGCGATGCGGGATACAGTTTCGAAGTGCTATCGGGTGACGACCTTAAAGCAACGCATTGGGACCGGTTTTATGCCTTTTACCATGACACATCGGACCGCAAATGGGGGCAGGCCTATCTGACACGGGAGTTTTTCGAACTTTTGCATGAAAGATTACGTGACCGGACCGTTCTGGTTGCGGCTTTTCGGGATGGCGACATGGTTGCCGGGGCGCTTAACCTGATCGGATCGGATACGTTGTACGGGCGCAACTGGGGCACCATCGACCGGACACCACTTTTGCATTTCGAGACCTGTTATTATCAGGCGATTGATATCGCGATTGAACGCGGCCTTAAAACGGTTGAAGCCGGGGCGCAGGGTGAACACAAGATCCAGCGCGGCTATGAACCTGTCCTGACCCATTCGGCACATCTGATCGCAGATGAGGGTCTTCGCAATGCTGTCGCCCGGTTTCTTGATCAGGAGCGCAGCCACATCGCGCAGGACCGCGAATTCATCATGGCCGAACACAGCCCGTTCAGGCAGGAATGA